The following are encoded together in the Panicum virgatum strain AP13 chromosome 6K, P.virgatum_v5, whole genome shotgun sequence genome:
- the LOC120712804 gene encoding potassium transporter 26-like produces the protein MEHHAPPAPDDVIIQVSAAAVAAVDDRSSTSQIEEVGDGGDDDVKTIIGGAGGLTRRTFSESYRMRHRNPMEFTPWEVALLAYQSLGVVYGDIGTSPLYTFSSFTLPDPDQDDLLGILSLILWTLTLVSLVKYVFIVLHADDHGEGGTFALYSLLRQHVNFTGKRMPVPVTRLASDANLKFHSKKSSLQPRMLRFLEGSVIAQAVITYLVLIGTCMVMGDGALTPSISVLSAVQGIQSRSSRITQGHVVLLCVIILVFLFLYQRYGTSKVSFSFSPIMLVWFVLIASIGLYNIIKYYPPVLKAISPHYIYIFFAKNKRAGWEQLGTVVLCITGAEAMFADLGHFNKKSIQMAYSCLVYPSLILAYAGQAAFLIKNPSKLSTTFYSSIPEPLFWPMFIVATLSAVVASQALISASFSIIRQSIALGCFPRVTMNHTSKKYEGQVYSPEINYFLMIACILITVGFKGGPEIGQAYGVAVIWVMLITTHLITVVMVIIWQIHIALAGFFYAVYTVIEGLFTISLLYKIAQGGWVPFAITAFFLIITLSWTYGRSKKNEYETNNLMDSQEFIKTVAMSNRVPGICIFCTDLMNGIPPIVGHYVQHMGCLRELMVFVTVRYLPVTSVLPEERFLFDRLEPFGVYRCIVQYGYMDKQSMEDDEYVVSIIASLKEIAQNADEVAMMDSALANGSTFIFGRVILKMSDNHNCFKRFIINNLYRFLQKNFRSNLSSLKIAPSKTLQIGIHYEI, from the exons ATGGAGCAccacgcgccgccggcgccggacgaCGTCATCATCCaggtgagcgccgccgcggtggccgccGTGGACGACCGGAGCTCGACGAGCCAGATCGAGgaggtcggcgacggcggcgacgacgatgtcAAGACGATcatcggcggcgccggaggcctGACGCGCCGCACCTTCAGCGAGTCGTACAGGATGAGGCACCGCAACCCTATG GAGTTCACGCCGTGGGAGGTGGCGCTGCTGGCCTACCAGTCGCTGGGCGTGGTGTACGGCGACATCGGGACGTCGCCGCTCTACACCTTCTCGTCCTTCACCCTGCCGGACCCCGACCAGGACGACCTGCTCGGCATCCTCAGCCTCATCCTCTGGACGCTCACGCTCGTCAGCCTGGTCAAGTACGTCTTCATCGTGCTCCACGCAGACGACCACGGGGAAG GTGGTACATTTGCCCTGTACTCGCTCCTGCGTCAGCATGTGAATTTCACCGGGAAGAGGATGCCGGTGCCGGTGACAAGGTTGGCATCTGATGCCAACCTCAAGTTCCACAGCAAGAAGAGCAGCCTGCAACCGAGGATGCTCAGGTTCTTGGAAGGAAGTGTCATTGCGCAGGCGGTCATCACCTACCTTGTGCTGATTGGGACCTGCATGGTGATGGGTGATGGTGCCCTCACTCCGTCTATCTCAG TTCTATCAGCTGTTCAGGGAATACAATCAAGATCTTCTAGAATTACACAAG GTCATGTTGTCCTCCTATGTGTGATTATCCTGGTGTTCCTTTTTCTTTACCAACGATATGGCACGAGCAAAGTTAGCTTCAGTTTTTCCCCAATTATGCTTGTGTGGTTCGTGTTAATTGCATCAATTGGACTATACAATATTATCAAGTATTATCCCCCAGTTCTGAAAGCCATATCACCACACTACATATATATTTTCTTCGCGAAGAACAAAAGGGCTGGCTGGGAGCAACTTGGAACAGTTGTTTTGTGCATAACAG GTGCTGAAGCAATGTTTGCTGACCTGGGTCATTTCAACAAGAAATCAATCCAG ATGGCATATTCATGCCTAGTTTATCCATCGTTGATCCTTGCATACGCTGGTCAGGCAGCATTTTTGATCAAGAACCCATCTAAGCTCAGCACAACATTTTATAGTAGCATACCGGAACCACTGTTTTGGCCCATGTTTATTGTAGCTACTCTGTCTGCCGTGGTCGCAAGCCAGGCATTGATATCTGCCAGTTTCTCCATCATCAGGCAATCGATTGCTTTAGGTTGTTTTCCTAGAGTCACCATGAATCATACCTCTAAAAAGTATGAAGGCCAAGTATACTCTCCAGAGATCAACTACTTCTTGATGATCGCCTGTATCTTGATTACCGTTGGTTTTAAGGGTGGGCCAGAGATTGGGCAAGCCTATG gtgtTGCAGTGATATGGGTTATGCTTATTACAACACATTTGATCACAGTGGTCATGGTTATAATATGGCAAATTCATATTGCATTAGCTGGATTCTTTTATGCTGTCTACACTGTCATTGAAGGTCTTTTCACGATATCACTTCTATACAAGATTGCACAAGGTGGTTGGGTTCCATTTGCGATAACTGCATTTTTCCTTATAATTACACTTTCTTGGACCTATGGGCGAAGCAAGAAGAATGAATATGAAACAAACAACTTGATGGATAGTCAGGAATTCATTAAAACAGTTGCTATGAGCAACAGAGTACCTGGaatatgtatcttttgcacaGACTTGATGAATGGCATTCCACCAATTGTGGGTCATTATGTTCAGCATATGGGTTGCCTCCGTGAACTGATGGTGTTTGTCACTGTGAGGTATCTTCCTGTTACTTCTGTACTTCCTGAAGAGCGCTTTCTCTTCGACAGACTGGAGCCTTTTGGGGTTTACAGGTGCATTGTGCAATATGGTTATATGGACAAACAGAGTATGGAGGATGATGAGTATGTTGTATCAATCATTGCATCCCTGAAGGAAATAGCTCAAAATGCTGATGAGGTCGCAATGATGGATTCAGCATTGGCAAATGGATCAACCTTTATATTTGGAAGGGTCATCTTAAAGATGAGTGACAATCACAACTGTTTCAAGCGCTTTATTATTAACAACCTTTACAGGTTCTTGCAAAAGAACTTTAGGTCCAACCTTTCCAGTCTAAAGATAGCTCCTAGTAAGACACTGCAGATTGGAATACACTACGAGATTTGA
- the LOC120712800 gene encoding squamosa promoter-binding-like protein 14: MEAASAGGGSGGGGDDHLHGLKFGKKIYFEDAGASGSGSGSGSSGGSEPPPPPSASPPRAPAGRRGRAAAGGAAGPSAPPRCQVEGCNVDLTGAKTYHCRHKVCAMHSKAPLVVVNGIEQRFCQQCSRFHQLHEFDQQKRSCRRRLTGHNERRRRPPAGPFASRYGRFAASLGGEPGRFRSFLLDFTYPRVPSSMRDGWQAVRPGERVPDSIQWQASLDPHHHSAIAGYGAHSYGSQGSASSGPPVFPGPELPPGGCLAGVPVDSSCALSLLSTQPWDTTQSAGHSRAASMPATAGFDGNPVAPSLMASSYIALSPWTGSQGHSGGRNVTPQLPPEVPLDEVHSGYSSHHGQFSGELELALQGNRPAPAPRIDQGSTSTFDQASNTSDWSL, from the exons ATGGAGGCGGCCAGTgccggcggcggaagcggcgggggcggggacgaCCACCTGCACGGGCTCAAGTTCGGCAAGAAGATCTACTTCGAGGACGCCGGcgccagcggcagcggcagcggcagcggcagcagcggcggcagcgagcctccgccaccgccgtccgcctcgccgcccagGGCGCCCGCCGGCAGGAGGGGgagggccgcggccggcggggcggccggcccgtCGGCGCCCCCCCGGTGCCAGGTGGAGGGGTGTAACGTGGATCTGACCGGCGCCAAGACCTACCACTGCCGCCACAAGGTGTGCGCCATGCACTCCAAGGCTCCCCTTGTCGTCGTCAACGGCATCGAACAGCGCTTCTGCCAGCAGTGCAGCAG GTTCCACCAGTTGCATGAATTTGACCAACAAAAACGCAGCTGCCGTAGACGCCTTACAGGCCACAATGAACGCCGGAGGAGGCCGCCTGCTGGACCTTTTGCATCACGCTATGGTCGCTTTGCTGCATCCTTGGGCG GAGAGCCTGGCAGGTTCAGAAGCTTTCTGTTGGATTTCACATACCCAAGGGTTCCAAGCAGCATGAGGGATGGGTGGCAGGCGGTTCGTCCTGGGGAAAGGGTGCCTGATAGTATCCAGTGGCAAGCAAGCTTAGATCCTCATCATCACAGTGCAATCGCAGGATATGGTGCCCACTCATATGGCAGCCAGGGTAGCGCCTCATCAGGGCCACCGGTGTTCCCCGGGCCGGAGCTCCCTCCGGGTGGATGTCTTGCAGGAGTCCCTGTTGACTCTAGCTGTGCTCTCTCTCTTCTGTCAACTCAGCCATGGGATACTACCCAAAGCGCTGGCCACAGCCGTGCTGCGTCAATGCCTGCAACAGCGGGCTTTGATGGCAACCCTGTGGCACCCTCCCTCATGGCGAGTAGCTACATTGCGTTGAGCCCCTGGACTGGCTCTCAGGGCCACTCAGGCGGGCGCAACGTGACACCTCAGTTGCCACCTGAAGTCCCCCTCGATGAGGTGCATTCTGGCTATAGCAGCCATCATGGCCAGTTCTCAGGTGAGCTCGAGCTTGCCCTGCAGGGAAACAGGCCTGCGCCAGCGCCGCGCATCGATCAGGGCTCCACAAGCACATTCGACCAGGCCAGCAACACATCGGACTGGTCACTCTAG
- the LOC120712803 gene encoding cylicin-2-like: MLTFTNWRCESVVCVDVERRIQPAAMIIDEGSGSGQVGRPPCLVGTIGYMGRPRGKSKKAIEAASNDDEDGSSGGEEVPPTPKRRGRRPHQKPLNDDADDKDAVEAEEDAGDGGAKPVVRPSKDSKSSSAEGGGKKRRRRRLKRGPDELAEEAGEEDGRVKSKSNGFRPNGSRRKSTPRRAAEAGVECK; the protein is encoded by the exons ATGCTCACATTCACCAACTGGCGGTGTGAGTCTGTGGTCTGTGTGGACGTCGAGCGGCGGATCCAACCGGCGGCGATGATAATCGATGAAGGCAGCGG CTCTGGACAAGTAGGGAGGCCCCCTTGTTTGGTTGGAACCATTGGATACATGGGCAGGCCTCGAGGGAAGAGTAAGAAAGCGATCGAAGCCGCGAGCAACGACGACGAagacggcagcagcggcggcgaggaggtgccGCCCACCCCTAAGAGGAGGGGAAGAAGGCCTCATCAGAAGCCTCTcaacgacgacgccgacgacaagGACGCCGTCGAGGCCGAGGAGGATGCCGGAGACGGCGGCGCAAAACCCGTCGTGCGGCCAAGCAAGGACTCCAAGAGCAGCTCGGCTGAGGGCGGAGGCAagaagcggcggcgccgccggctgaAGCGCGGCCCCGACGAGCTGGCGGAAGAAGCGGGCGAGGAGGATGGCCGTGTGAAGTCCAAGTCCAATGGGTTCCGGCCGAACGGAAGCCGGCGGAAGAGCACTCCCCGGCGAGCCGCCGAGGCCGGGGTGGAGTGCAAGTGA